The region GGATCCTGCAGTTCGTGTGGGTGTTGGCATGGGGGACGGACAGCTGCTGTGGGTTTGGGGGTCGCGGTTTCCGTGGGGTGGGCTGTTGCCCCGTTTTCCGCTTAGGCGGTCTCACGATCTTAGGCTTGGTGTCCGGGGTGGGGTCCGGAATGGGGGTGGATTGGAGGCTGGGGGGGTCCTGCAGGCAGCTTGGGGGGGTGGGGTCTCAGGTGTCTGGGGGGCCCcgtgtgcttcctggcccagGGGGTGGGTCTCCCCTCTTTTCTGGGGGCCGGGCCCCGCCCTCATATGCCGGTGGGCCCTGCCTGCGCTCTGGGTTCAGTTGCGATGGCGCCTTTGCCCCTTGTCCCCGCCGCTGCTTGCTTCTCTCTCTTGGGGCTGTGGCCAGGGTGGTGTGGCTCTGGGCCCCCCCTCTTGATGGGCCCTGCCGACACCCtgcatgcttcccttgggtatggggttgcttcctgtgcctccgttGGGGGGGTGTTCCAGCACCATCGGGCCACTCCCTTGTTGGTCCGTTGTGCTGctccggtggctctggtggctgcccttcctggcccctgtgctctTCAGCTTCCCTTTTtcgcctggttcctcctggggccctgcgtcctggacccatttccatcgTTGCTTGCAGTCGGCCCTATGGCTTCCGacgcgccggagtggtccatgtcttatggtagggttctgtacttttatcttggcccaacacaccagccacagtagtgatcgatatatagctgtgatctgggtctctgtgtctaGTTGGTTATGTGTTCGTGGCcaacaccacaattcggttttgggtgctctcaaggggatcaagactctggtgtcctagattagggtatgaatgctcactaactagacaacagactgtcgctgtcactgcttgttcatgtgtgatagtttgttccggcatgttttatgttggggccccgtctcctctgtgtctcacttcagttattgctttcaccagttgtctttcgtttttgtctgtcttcgtgttgttttggctATCCAcccctcctgatagaagttgtcagttggctttgagtaggatgttgtaggctgatcgggaaaggcggatgggggtcacacacgcacaccatattcactcatgcactacataccttctgtcctgcaagaataaattggatatatgtgtattaatgttcataaatggttctgccagtgtggcacttaccattactatatatgcagacaagggaaaaaaaaaaaaaattgcccatTTCCAACAGTCACTGTCACATTCCCTTTAAGAAGTGCAGTGTCACTGGAATAATAAGTGCCCACTGAAACACATGCTATCTCGTGCAGAATTTGACTGGAGTAAATTCAACCTGATTTCTGAATTATTTTGTAATGTCTATTACAATGCAGCTTTGTCCTGCACTTTAAGAACAACATCACCACCTGGTGGACAAACCTGCTAAAAAGCACAATTGTCTTGAGGCACTTACCACGTTGCTCCACACTGAAAGAATTGCTTTTAGAGCTTCTAAAGGTAAAAACATAATAATTATTAAGGCTTATTTTATGTGCACTTTAAAATGATGTTGCATGTTGTTATCATCTTCTGGTGCATGATACCAGCCAGAAAACATTTCCCTTTTCTGGGTTTGACTTCTCATCCATTTATtgtggcagcaagcagcatttctcATCTGACCTCCAGCCTCATTTCCAGACGGAGAAAGTCATTATTCAGCTCAGAAACAAAGCAGGAAACCTTTTCTCCATCCATCACAGCAACAAAAGAACTTTGACAATGTCCTGGGCCCAGTTCAGATCAAAGATGGAGACGCCAACTCAGTTCCAGCAAATGACTGTGTACCTTTTTCATCCATCATGTTTGAAAACCCCCGATAGTAAAATAGTAAAACCTTTTCAAGTAATGGCCACAGTTTGGGCTGCTCTATTCTACACCTGTAATAGGCTAAGATTGATGACTAAATGTACATGACTGAATCTGGTTGAAATTTGCTTTTTGTAGCTGGCAGATATGAGACTGGTTAATGACTAAAAGTGAGACTGGTGCTGTTCTGTCCTTGGCTCTGTCTGAAAGCAAAATCTGATTGGCTTTGTGCCTTTGAAATCCTTCTGCAATTAATTCAAAAGCATAATTTGGTTATGGCATATCTATAAATGCTGGTGTGTGCACCATTAACTGCATGTGATTATGAATATCCGTTTGTGTTCCCTTTTGTTCTGTACAACTCATTTTCTCATTTGTTTAATGCATTCATTTTCAGTTGATGTCCAACGAGTCTGTCGGaacgttttgtgcatgctcaacacCATGAGTCCACATCAGGTGGAGAGCTTTCCTGTTCACTTCATGTTTGTTTGCGGTTTTGTACTCTACTTGTTTGTTACTTGTACAGTTTGTGGTTGTTACTTATGTGTTCATATCCTGTGGCTGTCCAAtacttcagactgggcttctgattggccaaagctccagtGCAGGTTGTGAATTGACAGTTATGTGATATGTAATAGACAGTGGAACGCTCCCCCTCCCCCAAAATGGGGTTGGGGAGGCGGCCTTAGTGCTTATACATTGTTTTGCCTCACAAGAAGAAAGTCGTGGGTTTAGTTTCACCAAAGCTCAGTtcctttgtgtgggtttcctccatatGGAGCCATCACTCAAAATGGCTGGAAGTGTTCCCCAAGCAATGGAAAGCAGTACCTAAATTTATTTTAGTGAaatcatgaaaataaattattactaCAAATGCATTTGTTTCAAAAAGTATGTTGTCCTACCTTGAATGGGCAGTTTGTTCTATGACAGCTTTGAGCCAGAGTGCTATGTGCAGTATACGCTTAACGGCATTCACTGAGTGATAGCAATGTAATACTTCGGAGTCCTTTTGTGCATGCAAAATTTTGTAAATCTATATATCAGTCTTGAATATTTGGAGCAGAAAAGATGCAAAATCTGTTGACTTATGTCCAGCTCTACAGCAAAACTTCACAAATAAACTGGAAAATAATAGTTAAATAATATTTCTACATGTCCTACCTTAGTATTCAAAGCTATCACTAGTGGACACAGTAAAAGGATGAGTCAGGACTCTAGTTCTGTCTTTCTTTATGGTTTCCTCCCACTATCCAAGCACAGTTTGGGTTGCTAAGGCGTTATCCCCATCAGGATGCAGCGCTGTGCAACTCCAACGGGACCTCTTGACAGATTCTTGGGTATTTTTGGAGTATAGTATCAGCAGTATAACTCCACTATGGATCATTAGCAATCTCATTTGTGTTTAATTTCACAAAATAGTGCTGAGCACGATACTTTCCAGTACCTGAAACTCTCTAAAGCAGATACAACGGGAATGCCCTGACCAGTTTGTTTTGAGTCTCGCCCAGCTCTGCTATCTCATAATGTCCCACTGCTGAGTGATGAACAGCTTCATGGACAATAAAGTCAACTTCTAATAAACACCACCACAGGAACATTTTGCCCTCCATAAACTCAGTGTTCTCTCCGTTCCCCACGGACCGCTCTGCCTGTGTGGAACCCTCACAGTGTCTGTCGTCCTTTCATTATCCTCCACTGCGCCATCTGTTTGTTCACCTTGCTGACAGTTTAAAACAGACAGCAGCAAACCCCACAAAATGACACTCGTTTCTCTGAGCATCATCGGCCTTTTTCAGCTCGCACATCAAACTCCCCCGTTGCCACGCAAAGCAAAGCTGTCACTGCAGCTCGTGGCTCTGAACATTCATGTCACTCTCCTTCAATGCATCTGCAGGTGCAGGATCCTCGGGTCCGTCCCAAGAAGCTGGGGCTGAGGTGATTAGGGTTCATTTGCTGAGTAAAAACCCAGAAACTGATCTTCAACTGAAAGAAGGCTTCAAGTCAAAACATTTTTTCAGATACGCGATAAATGATGTTATGTAACTCACTTTAAAGTACCACTATCTTTAAATCTAAAGACTCTTCTCAAATCTGTGAGCACCCTTTTTATGCATATGATTACATTAAAAAAGGTCTTGGGGACAAAACTAAAGTGGAAATACTTGACTTTTTGTTCTTATGCAGGTGTTTCAAACCGGGGATCCGAGGGCTAGATAAGGCCCACTGGCCAGGAGTTTGTGGCCATCAGGAAACCTCATATGTCACTGATTTGGGCTAATTTTTATTCTGCGCCTGAAACTAGAAAAGGTGTGAATTCATACATAAAATACTACAACAAACCATTTTATATCTTTATTGTAGGGTCAAAGAGGACATTGTGTCCAAGGTTGAAGGATCAGTGACATTTCACCATTCAGTCACAATTGGGGATTTAAACACATACCTGTTGACTTATTTGACAAACCACATTTCGCTTGTTTcatattttgttacgttacagccttataccaaaatggatgaaattcatttttttcttcaaaattctacacacgataccccataatgacaatatgatttttttaagaaggacaaccatctctgcagcaatccaccgatcaggcctgtatggtagagtggccagatggaagccactccttagtaaaagacacttgGCAacctacctggagtttgccactaagctcctgaaggactctcagaccatgagaaacaaaactctaaggtctgatgagacaaatttTGAACTctagcatgaatgccaggtgtcatgtttggaggaaaccaggcaccatccctacagtgaagcatggtggtggcagcatcatgctgtggggatgtttttcagcagcaggaactgggagactagtcaggattgagggaaagatgaatgcagcaatgtacagagacatcctggatgaaaacctgctccagagtgctcttgacctcagactggggcaacggttcatctttcagcaggacagtgtccctaagcacacagccaatatatcaaaggatcggcttcaggacaactctgtgaatgtccttgagtggcccagccagagcccagatctgaatctgattgaacatctctggcgagatctgaaaatgtctgtgcaccaacgctccccagctaacctgatggagcttgagagctgcTGCAAAGACGAATGAACAGAACTGCCcaaaggtgcaccaagtttgtggcatcatattcaagtagacttgaggctgtaattgatgccaaaggtacatcaacaaagtattgagcaaagggtgcaaatacttatgtacatgtgatttcttagttttttgtttttaataaatttgcaaaaaaaaaaacaaaaaaaccttttttcatgatgtcattatggggtgttgtgagtagaattttgaggggaaaaaaataatttactccattttggaataaggctgtaacacaaaatgtggaagacAGTAGAGCACAATCAATCAAAGGTGCTGCAATCCATCAAAGAAGGAACTTTGTTTTTCTTAGATAATATCCCATATGTCCGTCTACCTCATGCtaaacactggcacctgctggatgcTTGATGGATGAATGATGTAAAATTAGGAGCATGTGTGATTATAAAGTTACATGCAGTTTGAAATTAACTTGTCACTTTTTTCATTTCCAATAAAGGATCCACCGCTGCGTTTTGCATGTTGATAAGCATCAAATAAAATCACGACATTGCTTTTTTTGCAGTTTTATATCTGACTGACGCCCAAGTTATTTGTTGTGTGCTGGCTCAGTATTCACTCACGTCTTTTTCTATCactataaataaatgccaatgataacTCAAATGATGCCCGTTGAGATCTCAGAAGTGTTAAAGGAGAACATGGGTGAGATATTAGAAAGAAGAACCACAAGCATGTTAATGGGAGTCTGATAACGAGAGGAGATGGGACAAGATAAGTGATCCGAGCTGATAAAATGGGATGAGATGTCTCAGCCCTTAAGGCATTTAGGTGTTAGACTTTATCTGTCTATCGCTGCTGCAGAGTACTttctacaatccagcctcaggtgACAAGAGGCAGAGCAGTGAAGATGGGGGACAATGTAGAACAAGAGGAAAAAGTGAAATCAATTTGTTCTAGTCCTCAAGCCAAGACCAAAGGAAGAAGAACAAAAAAGTGTTCCCCGAAATCGTTTGTGCTGCAGATGGAGCTAAAACAAgcttaataataatgatgatgatgatagtaatAAAGACTTTTAAGAAAATTCATAATGTTTGTGACAATGGAGCAGTTTAATGTTCAGTTTTTCACAGGTTTCATGCACTGTCGACCCAAACAAGTTAATAATCAGTTGCCCCAaaatttttgagttcataaacttaaaagtcagttgttcccagaacttaaacGTTTCGATTATATTCTGCTTatacctcatgattacaattaaattaaagtgttcattaagtaaaaCTATAACCCTTTGGCTGTTTCCTTGTTTTTCTCTctgagtcaccacagcaggtccaaggtggctctgcatgttgatttggcacaaattttatgctggatgtccttcctgacgcaactccacattacatggacaaatgtggcaggggtttgaaccgagaaccttctgcactgaaaccgagcacactaaccacttggccaccacccctgctgaagGGTTCACTgagtcaactcaaatattttcatatataattacttaattcttttaagcagtgttgtgaaagtaactttgacaagttacttttttagttggtttatacagttactttatgcagttacttcattagcagctttatgcaattactttattagactctgccgaaaacttgcaactaataagtaatgtaactaataaggtcactagtaatctaacttggttattcttaagattgagcaatcagcaaagtaactaatcagcaaagcaactaatagttacttttctgagtattaaatcttaaaaataaccaagttagattatgagttactttattaattacattcagcagctgctgacaagttgtctgcagttgctaatgaagtaactgtataaagtaactgtaaaatataactgtataaagtaattgatgtaacttttcaaagttattttGCCAATACTGCTATTAAGTTGTGCTTTaaagttttgcttacttaatatacaattagttgaagtcaatcaaaaattatgagtttaatttactcaaaaagtaTGAAtatgttacacaaacttgaaatatttaagttgtccgcagctgctaatgaagtaactgtaaaatataactttataaagtaactaataaagtaacttttcaaagttactttaccATCACTGCTTTTAAGTTGTGCTTTGAAGTTTTGTttacttaatatacaattagttgaagtcaatcaaaaattctgagtttaatttactcaaaaagcaagaatatgttacacaaacttgaaacatttaagttgtccgcagctgctaatgaagtaactataaaatgtaactgtataaagtaactaatgataacttttcaaagtttcttTGCTAATACTGCTTTTAAGTTGTGCTTTGAAGTTTTGTttacttaatatacaattagttgaagtcaatcaaaaattctgagtttaatttactcaaaaagcaagaatatgttacacaaacttgacatatttaagttgtccgcagctgctaatgaagtaactatgaaatgtaactgtaaaatataactgtataaagtaactaataaagtaacttttcaaagttactttgtaaACACTGCTTTTAAGTTGtgctttgaagttttttttttacttaatatacaattatttaaagtcaatcaaaaattctgagtttaatttactcaaaaagcaagaatatgttacacaaacttgaaacatttaagttgtccgcagctgctaatgaagtaactataaaatgtaactgtataaagtaactaatgataacttttcaaagtttcttTGCTAATACTGCTTTTAAGTTGTGCTTTGAAGTTTTGTttacttaatatacaattagttgaagtcaatcaaaaattctgagtttaatttactcaaaaagcaagaatatgttacacaaacttgacatatttaagttgtccgcagctgctaatgaagtaactatgaaatgtaactgtaaaatataactgtataaagtaactaataaagtaacttttcaaagttactttgtaaACACTGCTTTTAAGTTGtgctttgaagtttttttttttacttaatatacaattatttaaagtcaatcaaaaattctgagtttaatttactcaaaaagcaagaatatgttacacaaacttgacatatttaagttgtccacagctgctaatgaagtaactgtaaaacgtaattaataaagtaacttttcaaagttactttgccaACACTGCTTTTAAGATGTGCTTTGAAGTTTTGTTTACTTAATAAACAATTAGTtgaagtcaatcaaaaattcagagtttaatttactcaaaaagcaagaatatgttacacaaacttgaaatatttaagtaagtacacctattttttttttaaactttgagtttacactacttaatcttttgaattaatttgaacatttggGTTTGCAGTGTGTGGATGGATGATTTCGGTAACACTCGCCTGTCTGTTCACCTCTCTTTCATCCTTCCTCACTCTCTTTATGACCTTACGCAGTTCCTGTCCACCTGACCTTGCTGTCCTGTCATCATTTCCcaccttgcccccccccccccccacacacacacacactgctctgtCAGCCTCTCTCaccctctttctccctctctcctcctctctctgcaGCTGTACATACTCTGCTTTTTAATTAGATGGACTCACACTGGCTccacctccctccctctctctgcctcccattctcttGCATCCCCCCCCTTCCATCCCCAGCTGGAGCTTGCATGGTGACAAGGCGaggaaggagaggaggaggaggaggaggtcagATGAAGAgatgtggggtgggggggaggacAAAACAGGGAGAACTAAGAAGAGCATCCGAAAGGATAACTGCCTGTTTGTTCACTCCCCCTTCTGTCTGTTCACTTTCACCCACAATCTCTATCTCTCTCATTCTCTCATGCACACACATTTAGGCATCTAGGTAGGCATAGCACAGCACTGAGCTTTGAGAGGTAAGAACAAAAAGAAGACCTCGTGAAGGTATGAGGGTGTGATAGAAGAAGAggtgaggtggaggaggaggagacgacaGAGAGCTATAGTGACGAGCAGATGGACTCTCAAAAGAGGAGAGCAAACGGTGTGATGCTCACCGCtcatcagtcacacacacacacacacacacatagaaagagagagagggagagagaggtggGAATGAAAATCCACGAATGCCAGAGGGATGGAGGAACGGGAAGAGGAGACGTGAAGGAATAGGAGAGAAGAGGAGCGAGCGTTTGTGGGGAGAAGCACACAGCACAGAGGGGAAATGGGAAGAGAGACGCGGTACGTGTGACTCAGTTCTGTGTCCTGATGGAAGAGCGCAGCACTCTCTCATCAGCATCACCATAGAGATCACCAAGTGAGATGCTTTCAGAGCAACACGCGCTGTGGACCGGACCAATATTTATGTTTTTGACCCTTTTCGTGTCTTCATCCTGGCAGCAAACAGCAGATGTGCATGCACGCGTAGATTGCATCCACCCTGTGTGGCTGTGCGCGCCGTGCAAATGAGTCCATGTGGAGATAGTGCCGTTGTACTTGTTTATTTTCATGTGTTTGGATGCTGTGCGCTGCGTTCGCTGCAGGTGTGGGAGTCGATTTGTGTTATTACGGTGCTTCGTGAGAAGCGTTCAAAGAGTGAGGAGCTTCATGCTTGACACTTCTGTCAGTCATGTGGCTTAGCAGGATGCATATTTGTCAGAAGCAGgattgtgtgggtgtgggtgtgtgtgtgtttgtgtgtgtgtgtgtgtgggggggggggttacacagAAAGTTTGAGGAGGAGGAGTGTGAGAGAATTCCATTTGTACTGATTTGTGTACGTGCATATCAGTGTGATGTCCAGGGCATGTTGTTCTCTCCTGCAAGCAATGTGCAAATACTAACAAATATGAATATGAATTGAAAATAACGTGGTAATAAGTCTATAACAAGTTGACATTTGtgcaaaagtgttgctttttctCACTTAGTATCTCGTGCATATTGTATCTAATGATCTTGCTGGCGATATGCAtgtgtgcattcctgtgcatttgtaatttgtcagTGCCCAGATCCATCGCTGTCGCCATCATTTCTTATGACTACATTCATTTGTGACACCACTTATGAATCTATCTGCATCTGCATTCTTCAGCACACTTTTTCCTCATGCAATTAAGGAGTTAAAGGGGCCACATTGCCCAAAATCAGTTTTGTCTACCTTTTACAGTTATACACAGTTATTTCCTCTTAAACATCCTCAGAGTCCTACAGTTAAATCTGTACACGCGGAGACAATGCTAGATATATGCAAAATTGTGAAATGAAACAGCTTGGTTTAGATTGCTGTGACATACgtcacagaag is a window of Thalassophryne amazonica chromosome 17, fThaAma1.1, whole genome shotgun sequence DNA encoding:
- the LOC117530058 gene encoding basic salivary proline-rich protein 3-like, yielding MEMGPGRRAPGGTRRKREAEEHRGQEGQPPEPPEQHNGPTREWPDGAGTPPQRRHRKQPHTQGKHAGCRQGPSRGGAQSHTTLATAPRERSKQRRGQGAKAPSQLNPERRQGPPAYEGGARPPEKRGDPPPGPGSTRGPPDT